In one Rhopalosiphum padi isolate XX-2018 chromosome 3, ASM2088224v1, whole genome shotgun sequence genomic region, the following are encoded:
- the LOC132926389 gene encoding PHD finger-like domain-containing protein 5A yields MAKHHPDLIFCRKQPGVAIGRLCEKCDGKCVICDSYVRPCTLVRICDECNYGSYQGRCVTCGGPGISDAYYCKECTIQEKDRDGCPKIVNLGSAKTDLFYERKKYGFKAR; encoded by the exons ATGGCTAAACATCATCCAGACTTGATTTTTTGTCGTAAGCAACCCGGCGTcg ctATAGGTCGGTTATGTGAAAAATGTGATGGCAAATGTGTTATCTGTGATTCATATGTCAGACCATGTACATTGGTACGCATTTGTGATGAGTGCAATTATGGCTCATACCAGGGACGATGTGTTACATGCGGTGGACCTGGAATATCAGATGCATATTATTGTAAGGAATGCACAATTCAAGAAAAAGAT AGAGACGGATGCCCGAAAATTGTAAATTTGGGAAGTGCTAAAACAGATCTATTTTACGAACGCAAGAAATATGGGTTCAAAGCACGTTAA